In the Bordetella genomosp. 10 genome, one interval contains:
- a CDS encoding Bug family tripartite tricarboxylate transporter substrate binding protein has protein sequence MKFSVAVLALAGAALLSAGTGAAQAQSYPSRPITVVIGYPPGGGADALARAVASQLGDVSGQSVIVDNRGGFSGNIGAAYVAKSPPDGYTLLVAPTTTYRINGILYGSRVGYDLQKDFAPVTLLGVQPMVLMVNPKLPVDSVTGLLAYAKTHKLTFGSTGVGSLEHIAAELFFKGVPGGAVHVPYRGAGPAIIDLMGGQIDVLFATAPTVVSNKDSGRIKALMVTTTERNPALPTLPTPAEAGLKGFEVVSTYSLLAPAGTPKDVLEKLNALAVKALKTPKAVETFQFMGVQPQPTSLAETRERLSKEYAKWAAVIAENGIKAE, from the coding sequence ATGAAGTTCTCCGTGGCAGTTCTTGCGCTGGCGGGTGCGGCGTTGTTGAGCGCGGGCACTGGCGCCGCCCAGGCCCAGTCCTATCCCTCCAGGCCCATTACGGTCGTGATCGGGTATCCGCCCGGCGGCGGGGCCGACGCGCTCGCCCGCGCCGTTGCCTCGCAACTGGGCGACGTCTCCGGCCAAAGCGTGATCGTCGATAACCGTGGCGGTTTTTCCGGCAACATCGGCGCGGCCTACGTGGCGAAATCCCCGCCTGACGGCTACACGCTGCTGGTGGCGCCCACCACCACCTACCGGATCAACGGCATCCTGTACGGCTCGCGCGTGGGGTACGACTTGCAGAAGGATTTCGCGCCGGTCACCTTGCTGGGCGTGCAGCCCATGGTGCTGATGGTGAATCCGAAGCTGCCGGTCGACAGCGTGACCGGGCTGCTGGCGTACGCCAAGACCCACAAGCTCACTTTCGGTTCAACCGGCGTGGGCTCGCTGGAGCACATCGCGGCGGAGCTGTTCTTCAAGGGCGTTCCGGGCGGCGCCGTGCACGTTCCCTATCGCGGGGCGGGGCCGGCCATCATCGATCTCATGGGCGGGCAGATCGACGTCCTCTTCGCCACGGCGCCCACCGTCGTTTCCAACAAGGACAGCGGGCGCATCAAGGCATTGATGGTCACCACCACAGAAAGAAATCCCGCGCTGCCGACGCTGCCCACGCCCGCGGAGGCCGGGCTGAAGGGGTTCGAGGTGGTTTCCACCTACAGCCTGCTGGCGCCCGCCGGCACGCCCAAGGACGTGCTGGAAAAACTCAACGCCCTGGCCGTCAAGGCGCTGAAGACGCCCAAGGCGGTCGAGACCTTCCAGTTCATGGGGGTCCAGCCGCAACCGACGAGCCTTGCCGAGACCAGGGAGCGCCTGTCCAAGGAGTACGCGAAGTGGGCGGCGGTCATCGCGGAGAACGGCATCAAGGCCGAATAG
- the pdxR gene encoding MocR-like pyridoxine biosynthesis transcription factor PdxR, with the protein MKSICSDLVLQRLAPAGGGTLNRQLYECLRGAILDGSLPPSSALPASRDLAREIGMSRNTVLHAYEQLRTEGYVHARVGSGTFVAETAPDSYLSAERLQGLQGLQAAAAGPDAAGAPLRLARRAQALLSNVSAAPAQWGAFMPGVPDVTQFPNRHFSRILSRLWRDPAPQLLTYAHGGGHPALRAAIAEHLRVARSVRCDPGQILVTEGVHQAIDLSLRMLVDPRETVWVEEPGYWGFHKVLQMVSAVVKPLRVEEEGSGWPAGKAPPRLIFVTPSHQYPLGLVMSLARRRELLDYARASGSWIVEDDYDSEFRYAGRPIPAMQGLEEDAPVIYIGTFSKTLFPGLRVGYMVLPRALAEPFRAAHADLYREGHALTQAALAELLEQGHYAAHIRRMRVLYARRRALLEGLINRYLGPAYLDPQSSNAGLHLVLRLPPDCDDVAISAAAQARGVLTRPLSRYYMHPGARRGLLLGYACVHERDIAPAFHTLRGCLPR; encoded by the coding sequence ATCAAGTCGATCTGCTCCGACCTGGTCCTGCAGCGCCTCGCGCCCGCGGGCGGCGGCACGCTCAACCGCCAGCTTTACGAATGCCTGCGCGGGGCCATCCTCGACGGCAGCCTGCCGCCGTCCAGCGCGCTGCCCGCCTCGCGCGACCTTGCGCGCGAAATCGGCATGTCGCGCAACACGGTGCTGCATGCCTACGAGCAACTGCGCACCGAAGGCTATGTCCACGCCCGCGTGGGCAGCGGCACCTTCGTGGCGGAGACCGCGCCGGACAGCTACCTGAGCGCCGAACGATTGCAAGGGCTGCAAGGCCTGCAGGCGGCCGCCGCCGGCCCGGACGCCGCCGGCGCGCCGTTGCGGCTGGCGCGGCGCGCGCAGGCGCTGCTGTCCAACGTCTCGGCGGCGCCCGCCCAATGGGGCGCCTTCATGCCGGGCGTGCCGGACGTGACGCAGTTCCCGAACCGGCATTTCAGCCGCATCCTGTCCCGCCTGTGGCGCGATCCCGCGCCGCAGTTGCTGACCTACGCGCACGGCGGCGGCCATCCGGCGCTGCGCGCCGCCATCGCGGAGCATCTGCGCGTGGCCCGCTCGGTGCGTTGCGATCCCGGCCAGATCCTGGTGACCGAGGGCGTGCACCAGGCCATCGACCTGTCCCTGCGCATGCTGGTCGATCCGCGCGAAACCGTCTGGGTGGAGGAGCCCGGCTACTGGGGTTTCCATAAGGTCCTGCAGATGGTGTCGGCGGTGGTGAAGCCGTTGCGGGTGGAGGAAGAGGGCAGCGGATGGCCCGCCGGCAAGGCGCCGCCGCGGCTGATCTTCGTGACGCCGTCGCATCAATATCCGCTGGGACTGGTGATGAGCCTGGCGCGGCGGCGCGAGTTGCTGGACTACGCGCGGGCCTCGGGAAGCTGGATCGTCGAGGACGACTACGACAGCGAATTCCGCTATGCCGGACGCCCCATCCCCGCCATGCAGGGGCTGGAGGAAGACGCGCCCGTCATCTACATCGGCACCTTCAGCAAGACGCTGTTTCCCGGGCTGCGCGTGGGCTATATGGTGTTGCCGCGCGCCCTGGCCGAACCCTTTCGCGCCGCGCACGCGGATCTCTACCGCGAAGGCCATGCCCTGACGCAGGCCGCCCTGGCCGAGTTGCTGGAGCAGGGCCACTACGCGGCGCACATCCGCCGCATGCGGGTGCTGTATGCGCGCCGGCGCGCCTTGCTGGAAGGCTTGATCAACCGCTACCTGGGGCCGGCGTACCTGGATCCCCAGTCCAGCAACGCCGGCCTGCACCTGGTGCTGCGCCTGCCGCCCGATTGCGACGACGTGGCGATCAGCGCGGCGGCGCAGGCCCGCGGCGTCCTCACCCGTCCCTTGTCGCGCTACTACATGCATCCCGGCGCGCGGCGCGGACTGCTGCTGGGTTATGCGTGCGTCCACGAGCGGGACATCGCGCCGGCCTTTCATACGCTGCGGGGCTGCTTGCCGCGTTGA
- a CDS encoding MmgE/PrpD family protein encodes MEPDPILPVTKTLAEFVADLAWQKLPPAVQEEGRLAIADTIGGALAAVNEPAARAVMAIVEGETGPSAIWGTALRTTPRNAALVNGAMAHAHDIDDTNPSMRGHPSCPVVPAIFALAAKTGASGQELVTAYVAGVEIATKLGRAVNMPHYNKGWHTTLTLGTLGAAAACARLLRLDAGKTAIALAIAGSRAGGLVANFGTMTKPTHSGFAAEGGVTAALLAQAGTTANPAALECKNGFFDLFAGLEQVQPALALEALNERFDLVDPGNIYKQYPTCSLTHCAIDMLLDGVAEGAIKPDQIASIDCGVGYRCVSTLPYHDARTGLEGKFSMEYCLAAALVHGQVTFAEFEDEKVRSPAIAAMQRKINLYTHPELTTPESVPYDFTDIVIKHQDGTVFHGREQKAKGDPAKRWTLQQFKDKFVRCAAGGMGAEAAARLWDDLHRLDALPAGQPKGLI; translated from the coding sequence ATGGAACCCGATCCTATCCTACCCGTGACGAAGACGCTCGCCGAATTCGTCGCCGATCTGGCCTGGCAAAAGCTGCCGCCCGCCGTGCAGGAAGAAGGCCGACTGGCCATCGCCGACACGATAGGCGGCGCCCTCGCCGCCGTGAACGAGCCGGCGGCGCGCGCCGTGATGGCCATCGTCGAGGGAGAGACCGGCCCCAGCGCCATCTGGGGAACCGCGTTGCGCACCACGCCCCGCAACGCCGCCCTGGTCAATGGCGCCATGGCGCACGCCCACGACATCGACGATACCAATCCGTCGATGCGCGGCCATCCCTCCTGCCCGGTCGTGCCGGCCATCTTCGCCCTCGCCGCCAAGACCGGCGCGAGCGGCCAGGAACTGGTCACCGCCTACGTCGCCGGGGTGGAAATCGCCACCAAGCTGGGGCGCGCCGTCAACATGCCCCACTACAACAAGGGCTGGCACACCACCCTGACGCTGGGCACCCTGGGCGCCGCGGCCGCCTGCGCCAGGCTGCTCCGGCTGGACGCGGGGAAGACCGCCATCGCCCTGGCCATCGCCGGTTCGCGCGCGGGCGGCCTGGTGGCCAACTTCGGCACCATGACCAAGCCGACGCATTCCGGCTTCGCCGCGGAAGGCGGCGTGACGGCGGCCCTGCTCGCGCAGGCCGGCACGACGGCGAACCCCGCCGCGCTGGAGTGCAAGAACGGCTTCTTCGACCTGTTCGCCGGCCTGGAGCAGGTGCAGCCCGCCCTGGCGCTGGAGGCGCTGAACGAGCGCTTCGACCTGGTCGACCCCGGCAACATCTACAAGCAGTACCCCACCTGCTCGCTGACCCATTGCGCCATCGACATGCTGCTCGACGGCGTGGCCGAGGGCGCCATCAAGCCGGACCAGATCGCATCCATCGACTGCGGGGTCGGCTATCGCTGCGTCAGCACGCTGCCCTACCACGACGCGCGCACCGGACTGGAGGGCAAGTTCAGCATGGAATATTGCCTGGCGGCGGCGCTGGTCCATGGCCAGGTCACCTTCGCCGAATTCGAGGACGAGAAGGTGCGTTCGCCCGCCATCGCGGCGATGCAGCGCAAGATCAACCTCTACACCCATCCCGAGCTGACCACGCCGGAATCGGTGCCCTACGACTTCACCGACATCGTGATCAAGCACCAGGACGGCACCGTCTTCCATGGCCGCGAGCAGAAGGCGAAGGGCGATCCGGCCAAGCGCTGGACCTTGCAGCAGTTCAAGGACAAGTTCGTCCGCTGCGCGGCCGGCGGCATGGGCGCGGAGGCGGCGGCGCGGCTGTGGGACGACCTGCATCGCCTGGATGCGCTGCCGGCGGGCCAGCCCAAGGGACTGATCTGA
- a CDS encoding LysR family transcriptional regulator yields the protein MRKPAVKNSAEKKPKAAAAPAPLNVEQGAGRSWLNLRLIEVFVAVVQEDGMTHAANRLGMTQSAVSQAIGAMETGLGAQLIDRSKRPMQLTLFGNTFYERAIELLRRSRELEQLVSLQQNAQLPVLRMGMVDSFASTVGPVLLREIATMASRWSVTSGVSGTDVRGLVEQRLDVIITSDDIGDAPRLLDLPLIKEPFCIVAPKGLAVPAGNLEQLGQALPFIRYSAGTFLGPKIDAYLRQQGVSLQREYEFDTSDAVLAMVRAGLGWAITTPLCVLKTRLQPQEYHYLPLPGGGLERTLRLVAHDGEHAALWERISATAKTILKHQWVPQIKKVAPWGGAIENP from the coding sequence ATGCGCAAGCCCGCCGTCAAAAATAGTGCTGAAAAAAAACCGAAGGCCGCCGCCGCGCCCGCGCCGCTGAACGTCGAACAGGGCGCCGGCCGTAGCTGGCTGAACCTGCGCCTGATCGAGGTTTTCGTGGCGGTCGTGCAGGAAGACGGCATGACCCACGCCGCGAACCGGCTGGGCATGACCCAGTCCGCCGTTTCCCAGGCCATCGGCGCCATGGAAACGGGGCTGGGCGCGCAACTGATCGACCGCTCCAAGCGGCCCATGCAGCTCACGCTGTTCGGCAACACCTTCTACGAGCGCGCCATCGAGCTGCTGCGGCGCTCGCGCGAACTGGAGCAACTGGTCAGCCTGCAGCAGAACGCCCAGTTGCCGGTGCTGCGGATGGGCATGGTCGATTCGTTCGCCAGCACGGTGGGACCGGTGCTGCTGCGCGAGATCGCCACCATGGCCTCGCGCTGGTCCGTGACCTCGGGGGTGTCCGGCACGGACGTGCGCGGCCTGGTCGAGCAGCGCCTGGACGTGATCATCACGTCCGACGACATCGGCGACGCCCCCCGGTTGCTGGACCTGCCGTTGATCAAGGAGCCGTTCTGCATCGTGGCGCCCAAGGGCCTCGCCGTGCCGGCGGGCAATCTGGAGCAACTGGGCCAGGCGCTGCCCTTCATCCGGTACAGCGCCGGCACCTTCCTGGGACCCAAGATCGACGCCTATCTGCGCCAGCAGGGGGTGTCGTTGCAGCGGGAGTACGAATTCGACACCTCGGACGCGGTGCTCGCCATGGTTCGCGCCGGACTGGGCTGGGCCATCACCACGCCGCTATGCGTGCTGAAGACGCGGCTGCAACCCCAGGAATACCACTACCTGCCCTTGCCGGGCGGGGGGCTGGAACGGACCTTGCGGCTGGTGGCCCACGACGGCGAGCACGCGGCGCTGTGGGAGCGGATCTCCGCCACCGCGAAAACCATCCTCAAGCACCAGTGGGTGCCGCAGATCAAGAAGGTGGCGCCCTGGGGCGGCGCCATCGAGAACCCATAA
- a CDS encoding 4-aminobutyrate--2-oxoglutarate transaminase, producing MKNADLQSRRLAATPRGVGVMCDFYAQRAENATIWDVEGREFIDFAAGIAVLNTGHRHPRIAAAIGAQLESFTHTAYQIVPYESVVMLAERINAAAPIEGPAKTAFFTTGAEAVENAVKIARAHTGRSGVIAFAGGFHGRTMMTLALTGKVQPYKAGFGPFPGEVYHVPFPSALGGVTAKDSLAAINQLFKADIDPKRVAAIIIEPVQGEGGFNVAPTELMQGLRALCDEHGIVMIADEVQTGYGRTGKLFSMEHHGVRPDLITMAKSLAGGMPLSAVCGRAEVMDAPPPGGLGGTYAGNPLSVAAAHAVLDVIAEEKLCERAAALGERLVARLRAAQKANPGIADIRAQGSMVAIELRTAAGEPDADAVRRVQQRAQERGLVLLSCGMYGNVIRFLYPLTIPEAQFERALGILDEALQA from the coding sequence ATGAAAAACGCCGATCTGCAGTCCCGCCGCCTGGCCGCCACCCCGCGCGGCGTGGGCGTGATGTGCGACTTCTATGCCCAGCGCGCCGAGAACGCCACCATCTGGGACGTCGAAGGCCGCGAGTTCATCGACTTCGCCGCCGGCATCGCCGTGCTGAACACCGGCCATCGCCATCCGCGCATCGCCGCCGCCATCGGCGCGCAGCTCGAAAGCTTCACCCACACCGCGTACCAGATCGTCCCCTACGAAAGCGTCGTCATGCTGGCCGAGCGCATCAACGCCGCCGCGCCCATCGAGGGGCCGGCCAAGACCGCCTTCTTCACGACCGGCGCCGAAGCCGTCGAGAACGCCGTCAAGATCGCCCGCGCCCACACCGGCCGTTCGGGCGTCATCGCCTTCGCCGGCGGCTTCCATGGCCGCACCATGATGACCCTGGCGCTGACCGGCAAGGTCCAGCCCTACAAGGCCGGCTTCGGGCCCTTCCCCGGCGAGGTCTACCACGTCCCCTTCCCCAGCGCCCTGGGCGGCGTCACCGCCAAGGACTCGCTGGCCGCGATCAACCAGTTGTTCAAGGCGGACATCGATCCCAAGCGCGTGGCCGCCATCATCATCGAACCGGTGCAGGGCGAAGGCGGCTTCAACGTCGCGCCGACGGAGCTGATGCAGGGCCTGCGCGCGCTGTGCGACGAACACGGCATCGTCATGATCGCCGATGAAGTCCAGACCGGCTATGGCCGCACCGGCAAGCTGTTCTCGATGGAACATCACGGCGTGCGGCCCGACCTGATCACCATGGCCAAGAGCCTGGCCGGCGGCATGCCCCTGTCGGCCGTCTGCGGCCGCGCCGAAGTGATGGACGCGCCGCCTCCCGGCGGCCTGGGCGGCACCTATGCCGGCAACCCCCTGTCGGTGGCCGCGGCGCATGCCGTGCTGGACGTGATCGCCGAGGAAAAGCTGTGCGAACGCGCCGCCGCGCTGGGCGAGCGCCTGGTGGCCCGCCTGCGCGCCGCGCAGAAGGCCAACCCCGGCATCGCCGATATCCGCGCCCAGGGCTCGATGGTCGCCATCGAACTGCGCACCGCCGCCGGCGAACCGGACGCGGACGCCGTGCGCCGCGTCCAGCAGCGCGCCCAGGAGCGCGGGCTGGTGCTGCTGAGCTGCGGCATGTACGGCAACGTCATCCGCTTCCTGTACCCGCTGACGATTCCCGAGGCGCAATTCGAGCGCGCCCTGGGCATCCTGGACGAAGCCCTGCAAGCGTAA